The Paramormyrops kingsleyae isolate MSU_618 chromosome 12, PKINGS_0.4, whole genome shotgun sequence region CTAAGGACACGACCAGCAACCAAATACACACCAATCCCTTAACTCTATATACAACTCAGGAGACGTGCCCAGTACATTTTCTAAAGTCTTTTCTCTGACTTAACATCAATATGCAATAAAACCACATatcaagggaaaaaaatcaccagGACCACAGCTTTGTAATCTCCAAGAACAATCAGAACTGAACCAACAAAGCTTCAAagtaaaacaagaaaaagctgtaaggtcctttttggtcagagtctttctcatgatggtgggtaaatctgggctgGTTCTTCTGATCTTCAtgacttgtgcgcatattaaaatggggcagatgtttggaggtggagactcattgacttgACTTACCCTATGTTGTAAATTAAACACTATtagagttaataaagattaatactttaactcaattgttcaagttgctgccaaagcaaaacatctgtgcaaccactgtccactattgaattaagtaaatcaaacatgttctttttttcagtatatatggagcccatcaagggcTCATCATTAGCCCATGTGGGCTAACCCATGTGGGGCCACCATGGAAACTGCGGATAAAATTGACTGGGCCCCACTTGGGTTTCCCATGTCAGCCCAAGTACATCCCATGCGGGCcccacatggatgtgttggctgGGTGAAGCTGGATTCATTTGCAAGACTCTTAACCCCAAATTGAAAATGGAAGTTATTCTGGAtacaagtgtctgctaaatgctgtaaatgtaaagggTGTGTCCACCTCAAAACGACAGTACCCACCCAGCACCAGACATCCACggatgttgttttgttttttttttgtttttttccctcaaattCAAAATCCTTGAAGACATTGGACTTTTGTTGTTTCTAAACACATTTGAAGCCTGATCAGGGAGTGTATACAGTTCCTGTTGAAAAGTAGCTCTTACGaggttaaccctctggggtctaggggtaggaaacacactttcactgactggtgcatgatcacacatttcttcaaatatcataaacttaattcatggcaaataaattatttcttatatatttgttttgccattacactcatctttattttaatatatattgtaaatatgtcagatttttgttaagtttgaaatttgacatcaaagtatagacattgcaaaatgcagtttggaacacttgcagaaacattataaaagtacatagtaagcaatgctggcagtttgttttgatcccagatatctgatcaccaaagtcttggctacatgaagatgactaaatggtgtagatgcaacattcatttggataaataaataagaaaaacctaactcatgtcactatttctggctcctttcattgaatatgtagcaactttcatgtgtatgaatgagccattgtcacctggccacgtccctaccccccttttatggcgctgatggggatgtatctggatcgcgttgttcaccaaattaccatgcgaatgcgatttgaatacacgctaatgcggctatttagaatgtgaatagcggtcttcgggtgagagcggtactacacgcccccgatgcaggtaaaacaaagtaagatgacatggtttacttttttgccgatttaacctaattaaaaaactttaatacttccgacaatggacgttttgaaaagaagacagattacggatttagccagcgtttttttcatgattctacattaagatttcagcgagatataaagtgaaatagacgcgaaaagtatgcgatgtcgccgacgacatactcgaccccagagagttaacaTCTGTGAGGTTCAGAAACTGGTAATAGGCCATAATATGGCCAGATCTCAGACAGAGCCTGGCCACTCGTGGCTAACATCAGGCCCTGCTCTGGCCCAGATGTTAACCTGATGCGGCAACCGAGAGCGGTCCGCTCAATCGGCATCATTCCATGCGGTATGTGGGCCAGATGATTATACGTGATGTGGGCCACATCCGggccagaaagattttgctatctgggtcTGAACCCGAGGAGAACTAATGTATcggggaggcgtatgtgtaaAGTAGCCCGTACGGACCAGCCCAACACCACATGGTGGGCGCACACACAACACTATTTACAACAATTAACATTAGCACTACACATGAcactacatactgtacagtacaataACACCACAATACataacaaaaacagggaactaTTTACATTATTCACAGACTTGACACTTGGCAGttagaacatgcaaattccagaCTGAAGGACTCAGGAGAGGGGCCAAAGTCACaatgctggaggtgtgaggtcagAATgatacccctgccctgtgctgcctgtcatttatgtttatttgacatttatttatttaggatATGCTTAAATCCAAAGTGACCTGTGATTGataaagcagggtcagccagtccccaTAGGGGCCAGCGGTGAACTGAGACACCCAGAGCCCTGTGGCAGCCTCCAGCTTCCCAAACCTAAGATCCTATCCTGGATGAGAgggtggatgatggatggatgcgGAGGATTACTTAAAATGTAAGAAATAGACAGCTTTGGCACATATTACCGCTCCACAATAGCTACTCTAACATAGACTACTGATGACCTGCTTGAGAAACAAGTGTAAAAATCCCAAGTCCTCATTCAGCAGATACACTATTTAGTATTTACTGTTGACAAACAGACCTGAACACAGAGACCTTTAACACATCAGGGGGGGTATTTTCCGTACGTCGCTTAAATCACCCGAGATCAGATGCCTCATCTTGGATGAGTTAATGCCATTGAAACTCATCCGGGATAAGtcgttttttcaaatgcagcaGTGTAGTAGATTAGTCTAGCTGGATCCATTCATCTGAGATGATTGCGCGTGCCTGCACAGCTTGAAAAGCCCCTATATATCGAGTCTAGAAAACGTGATCGGCACATCTCTCATTGGCTACCACAAAATGCCAAAAAACAGGGtgcaatttttcaatttttattaGAGGGGCGTGATGAATTCAAAGATTTAATATGTACTAAAGGAAACACATCAAAAGCGGCGCAAACCAGAAAAGACGGCTGGCAAAAAGCGTCCAACAAATTAAATGTGTAAGTAATTTttagttattgtatttattaCTTGAATGTAGTATTATGTTTCCAATTTTTCATTATTATCTTATTGTCATAATTACAGATCAAATGGAAGCACAATCATGCAGGACAAGTTAAAGTGAAGTACAAAAATATACTTAaaactgggaaacactgtcatgacctgctcgtccgatcctcctgtgtgccacgcccccctcattacctcgtcataattcccgattgtgatcacctgttgcctgttattttctgcttgtcttgtgtatttaagtcttaACAAACAAGCGGTCTTAACAAACATGACATTTCATTCATATATATTGTTGGAGTCAacctccgccgggtccgttgatgagaagagattcacagcacagtcgaggagtagttgcaagtcaccagtttattctctatCAGGTTGCAAGCTgggagcgactatctgacatacattcagcatgtacaacaAGATGCTCAATCCATAAGTATCAGGGCTGTCActttataggccttctggggtgtcACCCCCCCCATCTCGGTATTTTCCCTTCGCGTGACTACAACACAtcttgacatttgctctagttagccCGTGAGTACATGTTCTTAATTAATCAGTAAGTGCGTGTTTCCCtcttttgttaagcataagcaaaaataagtatccgttctatggtgggttcctgttttcctcgtgtctTGTGTCAGgtcgtcctgacctgctggcgtaCCGTCAGTTCCCAATTTCTCCAAACTGGGTGGGATGAGATCACCCCGTCCTACCGGGCTAGTATCGGTTCCCAAATCTGATGTTCACATTCTGTTAGACCTATTATTAGATTtagtaagtaaattatgatatgattaacccctcaatttctagtaagtaaattatgatatgattaacccctcaatttcccccttttgatctccgaaaggagatcaccctgatttttactgattattatttttttgattcATTTATGAACTTCCGCATTCCCCCTTTTTATCCCTGCTAGGAGATCACCTTACAGGCGAGAAAAATCTGTCTCTACCGGAGGACTCTCCCCTTCCTCCTGCtcgacaggcaggagaggcatcattgGCACATAGGGGTTATCTTGCTTCTCTATCACAGTGGTAATAAGgcgaactgacagtgcgcgtACACAAGGAATACAGCAACATCCACAAGTAACTATAATACCAGCAAAAGTAGCAATGGATATTAACATCGAAGCCATCAAACCTTTCCATTTACCAAACACGGAGGTCAGCCAGTCATCCCAGATGCTAGAGATCCCGGAGTGGTcatgcatcgttttggagagggtccggagaccctcaAGTGCCCTGGTCACGGAGCCGTCTGGTGCAGTGTTATTAGGGATATAAGTACAACAAACTTCCCCAAACAttgcgcacccccccccccttttcggCTAGTAACATGTCTAGTGCCATCCTGTTCTGCACGGCCATAAGAGAGGTCGGACCTAACTGTTCCGCAAGGCCCGCCACTGCTTCTCTAGTTAAATTTGAGAGACGCAAAACATTGTAATGAACATAGTTAAtacgatccacatttttgttggGGGATGATAGGGAATAAAGCCGCCACAATAGGAAGGTTCTCAAATCCCGCGGCTACCTGGTCGGCTAATTTAAACTCCTCTGGCACTACCCTCGGTATTCCTATGGCGTCTATGTATGTTGGGGAACCTAGCGTGGGGTCAAAGTTAGAAACCTCCCGTCTGCGTCTAGTAAAGACACGCCTTTGCCGTGCTGCCATAGGTGCGGCGGTGCCGAATACCAAAGTATCGGGACGTCCTCCTATCAGAACTAACGGCGCCCCTAGTATCACCATGGCGCACGTCCCTTGGCCGCTAAGAGGCATCCTAACAAATAACTTATCATGACCACAGAACCAATAGAGGCCAGAACGGGCCAAATGTCCGATAATGGTGGCACAGGAACCATTGTAGATGGTCCTGTAGCACCACCCGCTAGGTATATCCCCAATGTACGGACCAGTGCCTGTAAAGTTAAAACAAAGGTATTCCCCTATGCGGGGAATAAATGGTCCCGCTTTGGTCCTGGGGTCAATCGGTGGGAAGAGGAATGCTAAAGCTGCACAATTCTCTGGGTTGGGTTCTCGAGTCAATGCTATCATACAGCCGTATCCCCAGGGGTCTGAGACATGCAATAGGGCCGGCTCAGTGTAGAGCTGGGGTCTGGCCGAGGCACAGGCCACACAGCCCTCCATCTGCTGTTCCTTTGCCGTCTGCGCAATCCAGGATAACCAAATGTTACCCTCCTTATATCCTGTGGTCAAACCTAGAATGTCTAACGGATTTAACCTAGTATAATCTATCTGGAACACTCTGGACTCGTTGGTGAGCGGGGATAGGGTGGCGGGTGATTGTATCTCTGGACCTCCTGGAAGTTGTAAAACCTCTCTGGGAGGGTCAACAAACCGGATGCTTATTATGCCCCAGGGGTCTATTCCGGTTATGTCGACCCCCAGCAGGGCGATCAGCTCGTCCCCTGCCGTTGGTGGACGATAATACTCCCCTAGAGAGAGCGCCAGTGGATTAAGGCCGACTCTCCCCGTGTAAGCCACCCTAGAGAGGGTGACGTTGGTCCACCAATCCTTGTTAAATTCTGGACCAGCGGGCACCCAGGGCCCGGTATACTTAGCCACCATGTCCCAACGCTCACATCCCGCGAACCAACCCTTCACCCAGGGCCGACCAGAGCCACACAAAGACTGATAGTACCAGTTATGGCAAAGCCACACAGGATAACCCTGGTATGATGCATTTTGCTCCTGACAATCTATTATATCACATAAATCAAACACGAAGGTGGTGGGGGCGCCTTTTATGTACTGAAACTGCAgaggcgcctctccccgtgatcCCACACACTCTGGACGGCTGGCCTCTCCAGTCTGGACCATGGGAAGTAATATAATCATCAGCAATTTAAGCATTACACAGAATACATTGGTTCCACACATAATTTCCCTTCTCATGTTGAATCTCTGCCTTCTGGTCCTGATGTTCTACAGCGGATGAAGTGTTGCTTTTCTTCAATCAGTCAGGGGTAGACTACCCTGCTGATCTGCTCAGGCcaagggattattctgcccttctgGAGAGACCTGAGTCgcgtctagttcagccgaactgacgctctgtgtGTCTTCCCTGAGGGCCTTCTGGATTTCTGCTGTGGTTCTGCCTGGCTCCTCTGCAGCCGCACACTGGCTCCAATGGAACCACGTGTCGCCcttgcctttcagacgaaccgcgtgtgacgtccttTCAATCACCTGGAAGGGGCcagtccacctgggctctgaccacttccgtttgatgactttcagaaGGACCCACTCTGCTGTATGTGGTTCGTGTGGGTGATTCTCGGCCCTTgtttcctggatctgtttgaagaaatctgcaacgagaacttGTAAACCATCATAGTATGCCTTATGATTTCGTTCCCCTTTTTGATCAGGGGTAAATGATAGCCCTCTCTGGGGTCCTGGAAACTGTCTCCCTGTCTgaagctcaaagggggtgaacctgGTCCCCCTatttatggaacacctcactgacatcagtGCCATTGGTAAAGCATCGacccaattcattttagtctgcgcgcagatttttgccaatttttgttttattgtttggttcattcgctccacttttccctgagattgcggatgatacacagttccgaacgcgtgtctcaatcccaacgctttctccactGTCTGCAGATCTTCATGCTTAAAATGAGTTCCATTATCCGAGCGAATCTTATTTGGAAAGTCGTGTCTCGGTATATACTGATTGATCAGAAACTTTATTACAGACGCTCCGTCCTCTTTTTTGGTGGGCCATGCTTCcggccaccctgagaatgcatccacacacatcaacacacaTCTGAGCCCTCTCACTGGAATAATCATATCAGTGTAATCTATGATAATTTCTTCCCCTGACTTTGTGCATGTTGGGAACTGTCCTTTCTCCGGCTTGACCGTGGGTTATGAAGGGTACAGGTCACACACCCCTGAACGTGTCCCTACACCATCTCTTTCATAAACGCATGCCACCACACAGTCAAATTTTTCAACATCTGTTTCACCCCCACATGACCAACCCCGTGAGCCTCTGCAAAAATCGTCTGACGAATGCCAGGAGGAAGAGCTGGTTTTCCTTCCTTATTCTGCCACAGCCTCCCCTCTTTGCATCCCCCTTTTTCGAGCCACATAGTTTTCTCCTCTGGAGTGGCTCTATCCTGCTCTTGCTTCACTTTCTCTAGGGTTAGTCTATCGCTCAGCCTaacttcctcctctaccgtAACCATCTGTTTGGTCACCTGGTATCCCGCTGccctctttgcttcctcatctgctACCTGATTTCCCTTTGCTATCATTGTGCCTGATCCTTCATGGCCCTTACATTTTACTACTGCTACTTTTTTAGGAAGCATTAGGGCTTCTGCCAGCTCtttcatttctgcttcgtgttttattggcttgtttcccgtaGTCAAAAATCCTGCTCTCAGCCATTGGCtcagttccacatgcactgcgcctacagcgtATGCTGAGTCTAAGTGTATAGTGACTTCCTTTCCCTCTGCTAATTTTAACGCCTCAATCACGGCTATCACTTCTGTCCTTTGAGCTGACTGGGTTCCTTCCAGCCTTTCTGCCTTCAAGGTCACGTAGTCTTGACCTTGTCTGGCCACGACTGCGTATCCTGCCTGCaaccctcctgtgtctgttctaaaacaacacccatctgtgAACCAGTCCTCCGTCCCCTCTATTTTTTCTGCTTCCAAATCTATcctcaccttttcttctttcTGAACCCGGTACTCACACACGTGGTTCTCCCCCACTCATCCGGTCGGCCATGTTAATTCCTTcatgggaaaaattcaaattaGGTGCTTCTAGTATTTTGCTAAGTCTCTGCTGCCTGAGTGATGTCATGGTAAACGTTTGTGAGTTTACATAGGCCACCACGCTGTGCGAGGTAAAAATATGCAGCGCGTGTCGTGttactatgtgtgctgttttctgaataattttggccactccTGCTGCGTGCCTTGTGCATGCAGGGTGTCTTTTTTCTGCAGTGTCAAGTTTTACActgacgtacatcagcacttttctcccccttttttctgaaacaggatggtGTTCACTACGTCACCCGTTTCAGAAATATCCAAATGGAACGGGAGcaagtaatctgggagggctaggtctgcCGCCTGGGCTAGTCTTTGCTTTAAGGTTATAAAAGCCTCCTCTGAGGCCTGGTCCCAATTAAGGGATGCACTGAGGCGACGTAGGCCGTGCTCTCGGACCAgagccctcaggggctgtgtgagccccgtgtaatctggaatgtaagtGCGACTGTACCCTGTGAGACCTAAAAAGGACAACATATCTTTTACTGTAGTGGGTTTTGGGTGATTGCTGaacgatgagctggggagagaccTGTGCCTGCGCTGGACAACATTCGTCCTAAAAAAGACACCACTGTCCACGCAACctgcaatttgtctttactAACCTTGAACCCTTTTTCCGAGAGTCGGAGCAGCACTGACTGAGTAGCCTGTAGGGCCGCCTCTGATGTTGGGGCAGCAATCAGGAGATCATCAACGTATTGGACGAGGGTGACACCGTCCGGGAGAGGACATCCCTGCAAAGCCTGTTTTAGAACCTGGTTAAAAATACCCGGAGAAAGGGCAAACCCTTGAGGGAGGCGGGTGTACCTCAGCTGACAACCTTTATAAGTGAAAGAAAATATGTCCCTACACTGCTCTGCCaggggcagacagaaaaaagcatttgccaaatcaatgcatgtgaaccatttCTGTTGTGGAGTCAGATTAGTTAGGGCAACATATGGATTCGGGACTGGTACAgtgggggtcagcaggaggttaTTTATGGCATGCAAATCGTGAGCCATTTGATACTTCCCTGTTCCAGCCTTTTCCACCGGGAGGATGGGAGTGTTCCACAAAGACATGGAAGGCTCCAACACCCCCGCCTGTAAAAGGCTGTCTATTGTCTCAGCTATCCCATCCTCTGCTACCTGCTTGTGTGGATACTGTCTAAGCCAGAGGGGGCCCTCCCCTGGCTGAAGTTGGAACTGCACTGGTGTGCAGGATATCAAACTTACATCAGTCGAGCTGGTGGACCACAAGGAGTCTGGCAAAGACGCCAGAAGGGCCGCTGCTTTAGGGTGGTCCATTTTTTCATGCCCATGGTCTCTAGCTATCTTCTTGTGCTGCATGAGGGCGGTGTCTTGTGCTGTGACCTGGATACAATAAATGCTGCAGGAGGGCTAGAAAGagacctgtgggatctgggtctgtacccagtccCTAGTTTCTCTGGCCCGTTTAACCATCGGGCCTAAATCTTTGGCCTGGTGCTTAGGATGGAGGGCTAGAGAAACATGTGGGacagaactatacaaacgagaggaggccattcggcccatcgagctcgcttggggagaacttaactaatagctcagagttgttaaaatcttatctagctctgatttaaaggaacccaaggattcagcttgcactacgttatcaggaagactattccatactctgactacacgctgtgtaaagaagtgcttccttaaatccagtttgaaatgttctcccgctaatttccacctatggccacgagttcttgtatttgtatgctgaagtaactattcggttgaacagcatccaaacctgttagaatcttatagacctggatcatgtcccccctcagtctcctttgcttgaggctgaacagatttagctcaaataacctttcctcgtatgacattcctctaagaccaggaatcattcttgtggccctacgctgcaccttttctaaggccgctatgtcctttttaaaatatggtgaccaaacctgtacacaatattctaggtgaggtctcaccaaggaattgtataatcttagcattacctcccttgacttaaactccacacacctggagatataccccaacatcctattggccttttttattgcttccccgcactggcgagaatgagacatggaagcatcaacatacacaccaaggtctttctcataatcagctacctttatttcagtaagTCCCacaaaatacctgtactttatatttctgctccctacatggagtaccttacatttgtctatgttaaatttcatctgccaggtgtcagcccagtcactaattaaattaagatcccactgtagctgctgagccgctagttcagtatctgctacaccacccaccttggtgtcatctgcaaatttcaccagtttactgtatatattggtgtctatatcatttatgtaaattaggaacaaaagcggtcctaaaattgaaccctgcggtaccccactatgaacgcaggcccactgtgacattgagcctcttataactactcgctgcttcctatccgttaaccagttatcaatccaggtcgctacagttcctaaaatacctgtcgctttgagtttaagtgagagcctcttgtggggaacaacatcaaaagccttttggaaatctaagtagatgacatcataggccttcttatcatcaacttcctgagtagcttcctcaaaaaactccaacagatttgttaaacaggatctacctctcctaaatccatgctggctatccctcaaaatgttatttgagtccaggtaatctaccattttctctttgattatagcctccataacatTACCAGTTATATCATGAaccagggcagctgttctggggtcagcagtgtggctgaggctactccttcgggacccacatatatattttcagaggcaacttgccacttatggccttctagttgctcagcaaacagttcctcataccattCAGTACTCTCCCTGTCATAAAACAGGGTCACATGAGGGgggtcaggtgggggcacatagggctctaggagcgagatccagggccgccacgctgagtaggccgccaggatgccagtcaggccgGGTTCCAGcaggccccaatagatgtctgccagggcctgactCTGGACAGGCCGCACCAGCCATTGTCCCGCCCCCATGGTCCGAGCATCGCAGCGCAGGCGAGTGCCTTCCGGCAGGGTAACCACCAGTCCATCTGCGCTATACAAGATTgaggcccccagcttcaccagcatgtccctTCCCAGGAGATTCACTGGAACTGAAGAAGACACAAGAAAAGGGTGGAGGAAGGTCTGTTTCCCCACCGCAACTTTCACCGGTTTAGTAACTGGCAGTCTCTGTTCCTcccccgagaagcccacaaTGGTCACTGTTGAGGTAGACAGGTGATGTTCAGGGACCACGTTAAGagtggaatacgtggctcccGTGTCTACCAGGAACGGCAGTTCTTTATCCATGACCATGAGGGAGAGcatggggtctgcctcccctgcctcCCGGGCCCCCCGTGGGCACCGTCACTGTGGGGAGGGGTACCATTCCCACTCCCCTCCATCCATCGCCGGGTACTGTCCTGCCGTGGGAACCGCCTGTGGGTGGGGCGCCACCACCTGTGGATTGGGTGTCAATACCTGGGCTGTGGGAGGTCCTCCCCTGCCACGTCCTGGGACGGGTGCTGGGCAGTCCCTCACCCAGTGGCCCTCCACCCCGCACCTGAAACAGACACCTGACGGCGGTCCCCTTCGTGGCAcgccccttccccagccccggcccctgtaCCCCCGGCCCCAACCACCTCGACCCCTGCCCCACTGTTGATAAGTGGGTGGCCCATCCCATGGACCAGGTGGCTGAGGTGGTGGTCCCTCTGCTTGGCTTGCCCtttctttttgtcttcattAAGCTTCTTTTTCGCCTCGTCCAGCTGCAGCTTCAACAGCTGCGTCTGCAGCTCCTTAAGGTCGCCCTCTTCTTTCTGTGTTTCCTCTTTTGCCCTCTGCAAATGATGGATGACATGTCTGTCCCACACATGAGA contains the following coding sequences:
- the LOC140593595 gene encoding uncharacterized protein — its product is MLSLMVMDKELPFLVDTGATYSTLNVVPEHHLSTSTVTIVGFSGEEQRLPVTKPVKVAVGKQTFLHPFLVSSSVPVNLLGRDMLVKLGASILYSADGLVVTLPEGTRLRCDARTMGAGQWLVRPVQSQALADIYWGLLEPGLTGILAAYSAWRPWISLLEPYVPPPDPPHVTLFYDRESTEWYEELFAEQLEGHKWQVASENIYVGPEGVASATLLTPEQLPWFMI